Proteins from a genomic interval of Desulfovibrio sp. JC022:
- a CDS encoding pentapeptide repeat-containing protein, with protein sequence MLIADFKSYENIQFESMDLENQVIQETTFYRCTFQVSSFQYAELIDCEFQECRFVGCNMAVAVFSNSKVIDTEFRDSKLLGINWGNLGPVIVAKYSNCLMDRCAFSSQNLLKVKFDSCSLRDAAFSDCKLARVKFDDCDFSGCQFHQTDLSFADFTSSRNYFMNAETNKLKKTKFSLPEAVSLLANLDIELK encoded by the coding sequence TTGAAAGTATGGACCTTGAGAATCAGGTCATACAGGAAACTACTTTTTACAGGTGTACTTTTCAGGTTTCTTCTTTCCAGTATGCCGAATTAATTGACTGCGAATTTCAGGAGTGCCGCTTTGTCGGTTGTAATATGGCTGTGGCTGTTTTTTCTAATTCAAAGGTAATTGACACAGAGTTCCGTGATTCTAAATTGCTCGGTATCAACTGGGGCAATCTAGGTCCGGTTATTGTTGCCAAGTATTCAAATTGCCTTATGGATAGGTGTGCTTTTAGCAGTCAAAATCTGCTCAAGGTGAAATTTGATTCTTGTTCATTGCGCGATGCGGCTTTTTCGGATTGTAAATTAGCCCGTGTAAAATTCGATGACTGCGATTTCTCAGGTTGCCAGTTTCATCAGACAGATTTGTCCTTCGCTGATTTCACCTCCTCCCGAAATTATTTCATGAACGCTGAGACTAATAAACTCAAGAAGACCAAATTTTCATTGCCGGAAGCAGTCTCACTGTTGGCTAATCTTGATATTGAATTGAAGTAG